A stretch of Pseudolysobacter antarcticus DNA encodes these proteins:
- a CDS encoding tautomerase family protein produces the protein MPLARIDLIEGKSADYRAGIGEVIYEAMRSALDVPADDRFQIITEHRADQMAMDKTYLGITRTDNCVIIQITLNEGRTFEKKAAFYHAVAEGLHARIGLRKEDVFINLVEVKKENWSFGNGEAQYAPK, from the coding sequence ATGCCACTCGCAAGAATCGATCTGATCGAAGGCAAGTCCGCGGATTATCGCGCCGGTATCGGCGAAGTCATTTACGAAGCGATGCGTTCCGCCCTGGACGTGCCGGCTGATGATCGTTTCCAGATCATCACCGAACATCGCGCCGACCAAATGGCGATGGACAAGACCTATCTTGGCATCACGCGGACCGACAACTGCGTGATCATCCAGATCACCTTGAACGAAGGCCGCACGTTCGAAAAAAAGGCGGCGTTTTATCACGCCGTCGCCGAGGGTTTGCATGCACGCATCGGCCTGCGCAAGGAAGATGTTTTCATCAACCTGGTCGAAGTGAAAAAAGAGAACTGGTCGTTCGGCAACGGCGAGGCGCAGTACGCGCCGAAGTGA
- a CDS encoding OsmC family protein, whose product MNIKRTASAAWQGGIKDGKGSISTQSGALAAYPYGFSSRFEGKPGTNPEELIGAAHAGCFTMALSLMLGEAGLTATHMDTTAEVTLEKLDDGFAITAVHLTLKATIPGTDQATFEQIAAKAKAGCPVSKLLNTKITFDATLVA is encoded by the coding sequence ATGAATATCAAACGTACCGCTTCCGCTGCCTGGCAAGGCGGCATTAAAGATGGCAAGGGCAGTATCTCGACGCAGAGCGGCGCGCTTGCCGCTTATCCGTACGGCTTCAGCAGCCGCTTCGAAGGCAAGCCCGGCACCAATCCCGAAGAACTCATCGGCGCCGCGCATGCGGGCTGTTTCACGATGGCGTTGTCGCTGATGCTCGGCGAAGCGGGCCTCACCGCGACACACATGGATACCACCGCCGAAGTCACGCTGGAAAAACTCGACGACGGTTTTGCTATCACCGCGGTGCATCTCACGCTGAAGGCAACAATCCCCGGCACCGATCAGGCCACGTTTGAACAGATCGCGGCCAAGGCCAAAGCCGGCTGCCCTGTATCCAAATTGCTCAACACCAAGATCACGTTCGATGCCACGCTGGTAGCGTGA
- a CDS encoding YciI family protein — translation MDIPDEDLPSVSEAAHAVIREAKAAGVYVFGGGINEDVAPLMIAADGTITNETYPQTKEFDGGFCVLELPSREAAVQWAAKIAKSCRCSQELREFQYDPES, via the coding sequence ATGGACATCCCGGACGAAGACCTGCCTTCCGTCAGCGAAGCGGCGCACGCAGTCATACGCGAGGCGAAAGCCGCTGGCGTCTACGTGTTCGGTGGTGGTATCAACGAGGATGTCGCGCCGCTGATGATCGCCGCCGACGGCACCATCACGAACGAGACCTATCCGCAGACCAAGGAGTTCGACGGCGGCTTCTGTGTGTTGGAACTCCCATCGCGCGAAGCCGCCGTCCAGTGGGCCGCGAAGATCGCCAAATCCTGCCGCTGCTCGCAGGAACTCCGGGAGTTCCAGTACGACCCCGAAAGCTGA
- a CDS encoding VOC family protein, with translation MKTTLSPMLSVRRGSQAIQFYEAAFGAEVVYRVDDDSGAVVAQLSASGAEFWVADESPEHGNFSPESLDGSTCRIVLVVEDPETVFKRAIAAGATEVWPVDHRHCWLIGRVVDPYGHHWEIGRPPS, from the coding sequence ATGAAAACAACACTTTCCCCCATGCTTTCAGTGCGCCGCGGTTCGCAGGCAATCCAATTCTATGAGGCAGCTTTTGGTGCCGAGGTTGTGTATCGCGTAGACGACGATTCTGGCGCGGTGGTGGCGCAGCTATCTGCCTCAGGCGCGGAGTTCTGGGTCGCTGACGAGTCGCCGGAGCATGGCAACTTCAGCCCGGAATCTTTGGACGGATCTACCTGCAGAATAGTGCTTGTGGTTGAGGATCCTGAAACTGTGTTCAAGCGCGCCATCGCTGCAGGCGCCACAGAAGTTTGGCCCGTAGATCATAGGCATTGTTGGCTCATCGGTCGCGTCGTTGACCCGTATGGGCATCACTGGGAGATAGGTAGGCCGCCCTCATGA
- a CDS encoding IS1182 family transposase codes for MARYKVVDMSPRLLPVDLEAQLLPGSFAHAVHHVVDALDLSLFDAHYRNDEVGASAHAPAMLLKAVLLAYSQGMISSRAIERACRDNVVFIAITGDAKPHFTTIADFVSRSRDAIASVFGQVLTLLGKEGLIGRTMFAIDGVKLPSNASKHRSGTRAEFLAQAQKMERAAKTMLDRHQANDAGSAETVMDAKATARIERLTKEAAKLRTWLIENPTDRAGTRGSIRKSNRTDNASAKLATDKGVIQGYCGVAVVDAAHQVIVEASAHGTGSEQELLLPVLDACAYQRNATTLITADAGYHCEANLAALAERGIDALIADNQMRRRDERFAEQGKHTSKPDPLYDKSRRAKKPRLFGSEDFIIAADHSHAICPAGQRLYRNGKDCTIGSYAAIKFRAPAATCEHCTRRAQCLRKPETTPARQVAVLTRKAIATHTQRMRERIDSDEGREQYGRRFATVEPVFGNLRHNKRLNRFTLRGQTKVDGQWKLFALVHNIEKWANYRKAA; via the coding sequence ATGGCGCGCTACAAAGTGGTGGACATGAGTCCGCGGCTGTTGCCGGTGGATCTGGAAGCGCAGTTGCTACCGGGCTCGTTCGCCCACGCCGTGCATCACGTCGTCGACGCGCTGGACTTATCGCTGTTCGATGCGCACTACCGCAACGATGAGGTCGGTGCGTCGGCGCATGCGCCGGCGATGTTGCTCAAGGCAGTGCTGTTGGCCTACTCGCAAGGCATGATCAGCTCACGTGCGATCGAGCGCGCGTGCCGCGACAATGTTGTGTTCATCGCGATCACGGGCGATGCCAAGCCGCACTTCACCACGATCGCGGACTTCGTCAGCCGCTCGCGGGATGCGATCGCGTCGGTGTTCGGTCAGGTACTGACGCTGCTCGGCAAGGAAGGTCTGATCGGGCGAACCATGTTCGCCATCGACGGCGTCAAACTGCCGTCGAATGCCTCGAAGCACCGCTCCGGCACACGCGCGGAGTTTCTCGCGCAAGCACAGAAGATGGAGCGTGCCGCCAAGACCATGCTCGACCGTCATCAGGCCAACGATGCCGGCAGCGCCGAGACCGTCATGGATGCGAAGGCGACCGCACGCATCGAGCGCCTGACGAAGGAAGCAGCGAAGCTGCGCACGTGGCTAATCGAGAACCCCACCGACCGCGCCGGTACGCGCGGATCGATCCGTAAATCCAACCGCACCGACAACGCCTCGGCCAAGCTGGCTACCGACAAAGGGGTGATCCAAGGCTACTGCGGCGTCGCTGTCGTCGATGCTGCACATCAGGTCATTGTCGAGGCCTCGGCGCATGGCACCGGATCGGAACAAGAGCTGCTGCTGCCGGTGCTGGATGCCTGCGCCTATCAACGCAACGCCACCACGCTGATCACCGCCGATGCCGGTTATCACTGCGAAGCCAACCTCGCCGCACTGGCCGAACGCGGTATCGATGCATTGATTGCCGACAACCAGATGCGCCGTCGCGACGAACGGTTTGCCGAGCAGGGCAAACACACGAGCAAGCCCGATCCGCTTTACGACAAATCACGTCGAGCAAAGAAACCGCGCCTGTTTGGCAGCGAGGATTTCATCATCGCAGCAGATCATTCGCACGCCATCTGCCCGGCCGGTCAACGGCTGTATCGCAATGGCAAGGACTGCACCATCGGTAGTTACGCCGCCATCAAGTTCCGCGCGCCGGCAGCGACGTGCGAGCACTGCACACGACGAGCGCAATGCCTGCGCAAACCCGAGACGACACCGGCACGGCAAGTCGCCGTGCTCACGCGCAAAGCCATCGCCACGCACACGCAACGCATGCGCGAACGCATCGACAGTGACGAAGGCCGCGAACAGTATGGAAGACGCTTCGCCACGGTCGAGCCGGTGTTCGGTAACCTGCGCCACAACAAACGGCTCAACCGCTTCACCCTGCGTGGCCAGACAAAGGTGGATGGTCAATGGAAGCTGTTCGCTCTGGTGCACAACATCGAGAAGTGGGCGAACTACCGAAAAGCAGCATGA
- a CDS encoding DUF456 domain-containing protein, with protein sequence MPISLLYVCSALLILCGLIGAVVPIIPGVPLMFAGMWLAAWADGYQSVGMYTLIVLGVLSLLAILLDFFASMLGAKRVGASAWAVFGATAGTLVGLFFGLFGLLLGPFVGALLGELVDGGTLRKAGHVGIATWLGMLVGTLVKLAICFSMLGIFLLKFFLR encoded by the coding sequence ATGCCCATCAGCCTGCTGTATGTCTGCTCCGCACTATTGATTCTGTGCGGCCTGATCGGTGCGGTCGTGCCGATCATTCCGGGGGTGCCGCTGATGTTCGCCGGCATGTGGCTGGCGGCGTGGGCGGATGGTTATCAAAGCGTCGGGATGTATACGTTGATCGTGCTCGGTGTGCTCAGCTTGCTGGCAATCCTGCTCGATTTTTTCGCCAGCATGCTCGGCGCAAAACGAGTCGGGGCCAGCGCATGGGCGGTGTTCGGCGCGACCGCCGGTACGCTGGTTGGATTGTTTTTTGGCCTGTTCGGATTATTGCTCGGGCCGTTTGTCGGTGCGCTGCTCGGCGAGCTGGTCGACGGCGGCACCTTGCGCAAGGCCGGACATGTCGGCATCGCGACGTGGCTCGGCATGCTGGTTGGTACGCTGGTAAAACTCGCGATCTGTTTCAGCATGCTCGGGATTTTTCTGCTGAAGTTTTTTCTGCGCTAG
- a CDS encoding VOC family protein — MSKTITISLPVTNLDTSKAFYSAIGFEPNPNISDPTAAMMVWSENISVMLLTHDRWRTFTTRPIPPNTSSEVALNISCESREDVDAMAESASRNGGTTDINPVEDHGPMYGRDFCDPDGHVWGAMWMDADAGPGACNNSSGT; from the coding sequence ATGTCAAAAACAATCACCATCAGCCTGCCTGTAACGAACCTCGATACATCCAAGGCGTTCTATTCTGCGATCGGCTTTGAGCCCAACCCAAATATTTCCGACCCTACAGCAGCAATGATGGTTTGGAGTGAAAACATTAGCGTGATGCTGTTAACCCACGACAGGTGGCGCACGTTTACCACTCGCCCCATCCCTCCAAACACCTCAAGCGAGGTTGCGTTGAATATTTCGTGCGAATCACGCGAGGATGTAGATGCAATGGCAGAATCTGCGAGCCGAAATGGCGGGACGACCGACATCAACCCCGTCGAAGATCACGGCCCCATGTACGGCCGGGACTTTTGTGACCCGGACGGACATGTGTGGGGCGCCATGTGGATGGACGCTGATGCTGGGCCGGGCGCGTGCAACAACTCGTCAGGCACCTGA
- a CDS encoding GNAT family N-acetyltransferase → MNTPRVILCDEGQCDELEAFLIERIYEFNSHATGYFDGRLIGGQVRSESGEVIAGFNGHTWGGCCVVSHLWVHESQRGHGLGQTLLQAAEAEASSRGCEQMVLSTHTFQAPAFYERLGYRKEAVISGQPKGHANVTYVKNLQRGPHGI, encoded by the coding sequence ATGAACACGCCCCGCGTAATACTGTGCGATGAAGGTCAATGCGACGAACTCGAGGCGTTCCTGATTGAACGTATCTACGAGTTCAATTCGCACGCGACTGGGTACTTCGACGGAAGGCTCATTGGCGGGCAAGTGCGAAGCGAATCGGGCGAAGTCATAGCGGGCTTCAATGGCCATACCTGGGGAGGCTGTTGCGTCGTCTCGCATCTGTGGGTGCATGAATCGCAGCGAGGGCATGGCCTGGGCCAGACGCTGCTTCAAGCAGCGGAGGCAGAGGCGTCGAGTCGCGGCTGCGAGCAGATGGTCCTTTCAACGCACACTTTTCAAGCACCAGCGTTCTATGAGCGGCTGGGCTATCGAAAAGAAGCTGTCATTTCAGGCCAACCGAAGGGGCACGCGAATGTCACCTACGTCAAGAACTTGCAGCGGGGGCCGCATGGCATCTAA
- a CDS encoding DUF885 domain-containing protein produces MFRRHLFTVIALTLSSACVFAATPEWVTKSNKNAQLLLDVQASFNPEFAARSGLNGYDDKIIDLGPNVNARSREATQKVKAELEKRLATETDAHVKQDLEIMLQAASLRIADSELNEKYFLPYTDIGQLEFNGLRALLNDQIDAKRRDVALIRLKRYAGLEKGGTPLTELAKRRTLEHLDNTALQGPFKTELEQGVANTPRYISGIRELFVKYKIKNADAALAALEQQLKDYSEWTRSTVLPRARADFHLPPEVYAHNLKQVGIDIPPEQLIAAAQLEFAETRNEMRSLAAIIAKEKGYASSDYRDVIHELKKKQLARDTIEPYYKDRISAIEDIIRREHIVTVPNRPMIMRVASEAESAAQPAPHMEPPRLIGNTGERGQFVLPLGVPTGDASSTYDDFTNEAASWTLTAHEGRPGHELQFSSMVENGVSLARSLFAFNSVNVEGWALYAEAEMKPYEPLEGQMIALQARLQRAARAFIDPMVNLGRMTPQQAHDILTQDVVLSEAMTKQEVDRYTFRSPGQATSYFYGYTRLMQLRVETELKLGNKKLDRQAFHDFILAQGLLPPDLLRKAVMDVFVPSQLK; encoded by the coding sequence ATGTTTCGTCGTCATTTGTTCACCGTCATCGCGCTCACATTGAGCAGCGCCTGCGTCTTCGCGGCCACGCCCGAATGGGTAACCAAGAGCAACAAGAACGCGCAGTTGCTGCTCGATGTGCAGGCCAGCTTCAATCCCGAATTCGCCGCGCGCAGCGGCTTGAACGGTTACGATGACAAGATCATCGACCTCGGTCCGAACGTCAACGCGCGTTCGCGCGAGGCAACCCAAAAGGTCAAGGCCGAACTCGAAAAACGTCTCGCCACCGAGACCGATGCGCATGTCAAGCAGGATCTCGAAATCATGCTGCAGGCCGCGAGCCTGCGCATCGCGGATAGCGAGCTCAACGAGAAATATTTCCTGCCGTATACCGATATCGGCCAGCTCGAATTCAACGGCTTGCGCGCACTGCTCAACGACCAGATCGATGCCAAACGCCGCGACGTCGCGCTGATCCGCCTGAAGCGTTATGCCGGCCTGGAAAAAGGTGGCACGCCACTAACCGAGCTTGCCAAACGCCGCACGCTGGAACATCTCGACAACACCGCGCTACAGGGTCCGTTCAAGACCGAACTCGAACAAGGTGTGGCGAATACGCCGCGTTACATCAGCGGTATTCGCGAGCTGTTCGTGAAATACAAGATCAAGAATGCCGATGCCGCCCTCGCCGCGCTCGAACAGCAGCTCAAGGATTACAGCGAGTGGACACGCAGCACCGTGTTGCCGCGCGCGCGTGCGGATTTCCATCTGCCGCCGGAAGTGTATGCGCATAACTTGAAACAGGTCGGCATCGATATTCCGCCGGAGCAACTGATCGCCGCGGCGCAGCTCGAATTTGCCGAAACGCGCAATGAAATGCGTTCACTCGCAGCGATTATCGCGAAAGAAAAAGGCTATGCCAGCAGCGACTATCGCGATGTGATCCACGAACTGAAAAAGAAGCAGCTGGCACGCGATACGATCGAGCCGTATTACAAAGATCGCATCAGCGCGATCGAGGACATCATCCGCCGCGAGCATATCGTCACCGTGCCGAATCGGCCGATGATCATGCGCGTGGCCTCCGAGGCCGAAAGCGCCGCGCAACCGGCGCCGCACATGGAACCACCGCGCCTGATCGGCAATACCGGCGAACGCGGCCAGTTTGTGTTGCCGCTCGGCGTGCCGACCGGTGATGCGTCCAGCACCTACGACGACTTCACCAACGAAGCCGCGTCGTGGACCCTGACCGCACACGAAGGCCGCCCGGGCCACGAGCTGCAGTTTTCCTCAATGGTGGAAAACGGCGTATCACTCGCGCGCAGCCTGTTCGCCTTCAACAGCGTCAATGTCGAAGGCTGGGCGCTGTACGCCGAAGCGGAAATGAAACCGTACGAGCCGCTCGAAGGCCAGATGATCGCCCTGCAAGCGCGTCTGCAACGCGCCGCGCGTGCGTTCATCGATCCGATGGTGAATCTGGGCCGCATGACGCCGCAACAGGCGCACGACATTCTGACGCAGGATGTCGTGTTATCCGAAGCGATGACCAAGCAGGAAGTGGATCGTTACACCTTCCGCTCGCCCGGCCAGGCCACGAGTTATTTTTACGGCTATACGCGCCTGATGCAATTGCGGGTGGAAACGGAATTGAAGCTCGGCAACAAAAAACTGGATCGCCAGGCATTTCATGATTTTATTTTGGCGCAGGGTTTATTGCCGCCAGATTTGTTACGTAAAGCGGTAATGGACGTTTTTGTGCCGAGTCAGCTTAAATAG
- a CDS encoding integron integrase, producing MERAKNSVVAGSQSPKLLDQLRARIRALHYSIRTEDAYADWARRFILFHEKRHPRDMGVAEVEAFLTHLAVERKVSASTQNQAKAALLFLYKKVLQIELPWLSEVVAAKVSRRLPVVLTQREVRELLLQLNGVTWLVASLLYGAGMRVLEGLRLRIKDIEFERREIIIREGKGSKDRITVLPENLILPLREQIEHARALHQKDLADGMGSVWLPDALAMKYKNAAKSWGWQYVFPSAVRSIDPRSAAQRRHHVHEQSIQKAVSLAAKRAAIDKPCTPHVLRHSFATHMLQSGYDIRTVQELLGHQDVSTTQIYTHVMNKGGRGVLSPLDSL from the coding sequence ATGGAGAGGGCGAAAAATTCCGTTGTTGCGGGCTCGCAATCGCCAAAATTGCTGGATCAACTGCGTGCGCGTATTCGTGCGCTGCATTATTCGATCCGCACCGAGGATGCGTATGCCGACTGGGCGCGGCGTTTTATTTTGTTTCATGAAAAACGCCATCCACGTGATATGGGTGTTGCCGAGGTGGAGGCGTTTTTGACGCACTTGGCGGTCGAGCGAAAGGTGTCCGCGAGTACGCAAAATCAGGCCAAGGCGGCGTTGCTGTTCCTGTACAAGAAGGTGCTGCAAATCGAGTTGCCGTGGTTGAGCGAGGTGGTGGCGGCGAAGGTTTCGCGGCGCTTGCCCGTGGTACTCACGCAGCGTGAAGTTCGCGAGCTGTTGTTGCAGTTGAACGGCGTCACGTGGCTGGTGGCTTCATTGCTTTATGGCGCTGGCATGCGTGTGCTGGAAGGGCTGCGACTGCGCATCAAGGATATCGAGTTCGAGCGTCGCGAAATCATCATCCGCGAAGGCAAAGGCAGCAAGGATCGGATTACGGTATTACCGGAGAATCTGATTTTGCCGTTGCGTGAGCAGATTGAGCACGCGCGGGCTTTGCATCAGAAGGATCTGGCCGATGGCATGGGCAGCGTCTGGTTGCCAGATGCGCTCGCGATGAAATACAAAAACGCGGCGAAGTCATGGGGCTGGCAATACGTGTTTCCGAGTGCGGTGCGCAGCATCGACCCGCGCTCGGCCGCGCAACGGCGGCATCATGTGCACGAGCAGTCGATCCAGAAAGCCGTTTCCCTTGCCGCGAAGCGTGCTGCCATCGACAAGCCGTGTACGCCGCATGTACTGCGCCACAGTTTTGCCACGCACATGCTGCAATCGGGATACGACATTCGCACGGTGCAGGAACTACTCGGCCATCAGGATGTGAGCACCACGCAGATCTATACGCACGTGATGAACAAGGGTGGCCGAGGCGTGTTGAGCCCGCTGGATTCGTTATGA
- a CDS encoding DUF3592 domain-containing protein — protein sequence MFRVFRNPLIAICLIVFGIFLIYTGHTNSVKFAALRDHGKTAKAEVVKLEWKEKKITHVDSQYTAHIHFTTEDGRDIRTETGVPAQLGSAMRNGSAPLAMTVRYLPESPSTLQDVNQDDTSDAQNGVGRYMLCAGLAMLAVRYFLSRSRER from the coding sequence ATGTTTCGCGTCTTTCGTAACCCGCTAATCGCCATTTGTTTGATCGTGTTTGGCATCTTTCTCATCTACACTGGCCACACAAACTCCGTTAAATTCGCGGCTTTGCGCGATCATGGCAAGACGGCCAAAGCTGAAGTAGTAAAGCTGGAGTGGAAAGAGAAGAAAATCACTCACGTTGACAGCCAATACACAGCCCACATCCACTTCACTACAGAAGATGGACGCGATATCCGTACTGAAACAGGCGTTCCAGCACAACTTGGCTCGGCCATGCGAAATGGCTCTGCCCCGCTTGCCATGACAGTCCGTTACCTTCCTGAGTCGCCCAGCACACTCCAAGACGTCAATCAAGACGACACCTCTGATGCTCAAAATGGAGTTGGTCGCTATATGTTGTGTGCGGGGCTAGCCATGCTTGCTGTTCGCTATTTCCTTTCTAGGTCGCGTGAACGTTGA
- a CDS encoding GFA family protein gives MLRWRADANRQHPDMVIHLGQCHCGRVRFEVQAPARIDALDCNCSICRMSGFLHLIVPASRFRLLDGANALTEYTFNTSVAKHRFCKVCGIKAFYIPRSHPNGVDVNVHCLDAATIEHIEITLFDDTRREASTAAVAHLSRD, from the coding sequence TTGCTGCGTTGGCGAGCCGATGCCAATCGGCAGCATCCCGACATGGTGATTCATCTCGGACAATGTCATTGCGGCCGCGTGCGATTCGAGGTGCAGGCGCCCGCGCGTATCGATGCGCTCGACTGCAATTGCTCGATCTGCCGCATGAGCGGATTTCTGCATCTGATCGTGCCGGCGTCGCGCTTCCGCCTACTCGACGGTGCTAATGCACTGACCGAATACACGTTCAATACCAGTGTCGCCAAACATCGATTCTGCAAGGTCTGCGGCATCAAGGCGTTTTATATTCCGCGCTCGCATCCCAATGGCGTGGACGTCAACGTGCATTGCCTCGACGCGGCGACAATCGAACATATCGAGATCACGCTATTCGACGATACCCGGCGCGAAGCCAGCACCGCAGCGGTGGCGCATTTGTCGCGTGATTGA